In a single window of the Thermotoga sp. KOL6 genome:
- a CDS encoding Holliday junction resolvase-like protein, producing the protein MIFFIVLLLIVLFFLMAILFKTSRELQRMREEMNNRAMKLFEEWKKKEMEIQKKILEVGLRSEYEAKFQKWKLEEEKRIRNDAVNKSKSVIMGQVTEHLIPYLPEFKYNPKDARFIGTPVDFVVFDGLSEGNLRRIVFVEVKTGKTGNLSTRERQVRDIVERKEVYWEKLHRRE; encoded by the coding sequence GTGATATTCTTCATAGTCCTTTTGCTCATCGTGCTCTTCTTCTTGATGGCTATCCTTTTCAAAACATCTCGAGAGTTGCAAAGGATGAGAGAAGAAATGAACAACAGAGCAATGAAGTTGTTCGAGGAATGGAAGAAGAAGGAGATGGAGATTCAAAAGAAAATCCTCGAAGTTGGTCTTCGAAGCGAATACGAGGCAAAATTCCAGAAATGGAAATTAGAAGAGGAGAAGAGAATTCGAAATGATGCCGTAAATAAAAGTAAGAGTGTCATCATGGGGCAAGTTACTGAACATTTGATACCGTATCTTCCAGAATTCAAATATAATCCCAAAGATGCACGGTTTATCGGAACTCCCGTTGATTTTGTGGTTTTCGACGGTTTGAGTGAAGGAAACTTGAGAAGAATCGTGTTCGTTGAGGTTAAAACGGGAAAGACAGGGAATCTGAGTACGAGGGAAAGACAAGTAAGAGATATCGTAGAGAGAAAAGAAGTTTATTGGGAAAAGTTACATCGCAGGGAGTGA
- a CDS encoding exopolysaccharide transport family protein, giving the protein MEERELTLADILLMFKRKMKLFIVVFIMVIVATGIYLLLATPEYEASAKVKVSSRKGMSLGLSIEGLLGGLPGILSGGSLEDEIQIMLSRRNVLQVISDLDLIHKLLDEKDIQKAKEKGVTEEELALSLYSYMVEKLIKVDPVKNSNILEVKFIWSDPKLAAEVVNALVENYVRISENIAKTQLSAKKAFLEEQIPKVEQELREAESKLKVFKEQNKIYSIESQMEALVERYATLLQKVEESKIAMEAAKKQSEFFARELKELDLEIDKIRDSVTFDPIISELKTKLIDLQIELAGLMERYTENNPTVVQKKTELQETEKQLESELERLLTSQVKKTGHPIYQEALSNLIRAQSQEILYQTQYEAYKKLYEDLDKELSKLPELEQKLIELERDYKVKETIYTTLLQAKYESLISEAAITANVNVIDWAIPPLSPSKPNKKLTLAIGGVLGIFLGVLAVFFAEFSDKRIKSESEAEYLLGMEKIVARVPLTNNSSSLEKALGVAEVKSGKVVFITALEDGAGVSTIARHMAKLSSNKRRTLLLSEEKVDEIERKDVYDLLKNPDILEEYKKYYDKIIVDAPSLKRTPDFLPIAEKSDTVYIVIRLEHTLSEDLKILHTIKKIDGFILNGLTKRNSNYV; this is encoded by the coding sequence GTGGAAGAAAGAGAGCTGACACTCGCTGATATACTCTTGATGTTCAAAAGAAAAATGAAACTCTTCATCGTAGTCTTTATCATGGTTATCGTTGCAACAGGAATCTACCTTCTTTTGGCAACTCCAGAGTACGAGGCTTCCGCAAAAGTAAAGGTTTCATCACGAAAAGGCATGAGTTTAGGTCTTTCCATTGAAGGACTTTTGGGTGGATTGCCTGGTATTCTAAGCGGTGGAAGTCTTGAAGACGAAATACAGATCATGCTCTCTCGAAGAAACGTTCTTCAAGTGATAAGCGATCTCGATTTGATCCACAAACTTCTCGACGAAAAGGATATTCAAAAGGCCAAAGAAAAGGGTGTAACAGAAGAAGAACTAGCTCTTTCGCTTTATAGTTACATGGTTGAGAAACTCATAAAGGTGGACCCAGTGAAAAATTCCAACATTCTCGAGGTGAAATTCATCTGGAGCGATCCAAAACTCGCTGCAGAAGTTGTGAACGCACTCGTAGAAAATTACGTGAGAATCAGTGAGAACATTGCCAAAACACAATTATCTGCCAAGAAAGCATTTCTAGAAGAACAGATACCGAAGGTAGAACAGGAACTCAGAGAAGCGGAAAGTAAGCTGAAAGTCTTCAAAGAACAGAACAAAATCTATTCCATCGAGTCACAAATGGAAGCCCTAGTAGAAAGATACGCAACCCTTCTACAGAAAGTAGAGGAATCCAAGATCGCAATGGAGGCTGCCAAAAAACAATCGGAGTTCTTCGCTCGAGAGTTAAAGGAACTCGACTTGGAAATCGACAAGATCAGAGACAGTGTCACCTTTGATCCTATCATATCTGAACTAAAAACCAAGCTGATAGACCTACAGATAGAACTTGCAGGGCTCATGGAAAGGTACACGGAGAACAATCCAACAGTTGTCCAGAAAAAAACGGAACTTCAAGAAACTGAAAAGCAACTCGAATCGGAATTGGAAAGACTACTCACATCCCAGGTGAAAAAAACGGGACACCCCATCTATCAAGAAGCGCTCAGTAATCTCATAAGAGCTCAATCCCAAGAGATTCTTTACCAAACTCAATACGAAGCGTACAAGAAACTCTACGAGGATCTTGACAAAGAACTTTCGAAACTACCTGAACTTGAACAAAAACTCATCGAGCTTGAAAGAGACTACAAGGTGAAAGAAACCATTTACACCACGCTGCTTCAAGCGAAATACGAATCTCTCATTTCAGAGGCTGCGATCACCGCGAACGTGAACGTAATCGATTGGGCGATACCTCCTCTGTCACCATCGAAACCCAACAAGAAACTCACCCTCGCAATAGGCGGTGTTCTCGGGATATTCCTCGGTGTCCTCGCCGTGTTTTTCGCTGAGTTTTCCGACAAAAGAATAAAATCCGAGTCAGAAGCTGAATACCTTCTTGGAATGGAGAAAATCGTGGCGAGAGTGCCTTTAACAAACAATTCGTCTTCTCTAGAGAAAGCGCTCGGGGTGGCAGAGGTCAAATCGGGAAAAGTTGTCTTCATCACAGCCTTAGAAGATGGAGCGGGTGTGAGTACAATCGCAAGACACATGGCAAAACTTTCCTCGAACAAGAGAAGAACTCTTCTGCTCTCTGAAGAAAAGGTGGATGAAATCGAAAGAAAAGACGTGTACGATCTTCTAAAAAATCCTGACATTTTAGAAGAATACAAAAAGTACTACGACAAAATCATCGTGGATGCTCCCTCTTTGAAAAGAACTCCCGATTTTCTTCCCATCGCAGAAAAATCGGATACGGTTTACATCGTTATCAGATTGGAACATACCCTTTCTGAAGATCTGAAAATACTTCACACCATAAAAAAGATCGATGGTTTCATTTTGAACGGGTTGACCAAGAGAAATTCGAATTACGTATAA
- a CDS encoding clostripain-related cysteine peptidase, whose product MIMLVSLFLVMSCVPSSYFLDDHTQGAPGIPSKVVVLDGGTTHVAGRYTYVIVGVLDESNFPVSNVTVKLYEQSGVYISEAKTDSSGIATLPLFSTKSGKRTFYVEVEGYSYSFDIYFENPTWLFVVWLGADNDLEEFANRDLEEMRSASENVSVVVFYDGGGIYDGIMVLDEEGNWRFIMGITEIDLNSGSIEDLKYWMGYILKNFTAEHVALILWNHGGAWLDDSMYSLKAVSYDYSQGTAITIADLRGALESVLNGGKLDILGFDACLMGSLEVIYELRNTADYIVASSFLEPGEGWDYTFLSEINASSEPLDVGKLIVDKYKEHYLNHPQPGLNSLSLAVYDTSKVKSFVSDFNIFVENDLNSSTDVVNTIYLDVVKIYYDFFSNDAVLIDLGDFLDEYVNKTVSSIPDPSSFVVYSYGETEGQPLQTPISIFMPENSSCYSYYLDSYLTLSFPYDTSWDEFLEHWLGIQQ is encoded by the coding sequence ATGATAATGCTGGTTTCTTTGTTTTTGGTTATGAGTTGTGTTCCTTCGAGTTATTTTTTAGACGATCACACTCAAGGAGCACCGGGAATACCCTCCAAAGTAGTGGTGCTGGACGGGGGCACCACCCACGTAGCCGGGAGATACACTTACGTAATCGTAGGAGTTCTCGACGAAAGTAACTTTCCAGTTTCTAATGTTACAGTGAAGTTGTATGAACAGTCTGGTGTGTATATCAGCGAGGCAAAAACGGATTCTTCTGGTATTGCAACGTTGCCACTCTTTTCCACAAAGAGTGGAAAACGTACTTTCTACGTTGAAGTGGAAGGGTATTCTTACTCGTTTGATATTTACTTTGAGAATCCCACGTGGCTTTTTGTGGTTTGGCTAGGAGCGGATAACGACTTAGAAGAGTTCGCGAATCGTGATCTTGAGGAGATGAGGAGTGCCAGCGAAAACGTTTCTGTTGTTGTATTCTACGATGGTGGCGGGATTTACGATGGAATAATGGTGCTGGACGAAGAAGGGAACTGGCGATTCATAATGGGAATTACGGAGATCGATTTGAACAGCGGCTCTATCGAAGACTTGAAATATTGGATGGGATACATCCTTAAAAATTTCACGGCGGAACACGTTGCGTTGATCTTGTGGAATCATGGGGGTGCTTGGCTTGATGATTCCATGTATTCACTCAAAGCAGTGAGTTACGATTATTCTCAAGGGACCGCGATCACCATAGCAGATTTGAGAGGTGCTCTTGAGAGTGTTTTGAACGGAGGAAAGTTAGATATTCTTGGTTTCGATGCCTGCTTGATGGGATCTTTGGAGGTGATCTACGAGCTCAGAAATACGGCAGATTACATCGTTGCCTCGAGCTTTCTCGAACCGGGTGAAGGATGGGATTACACTTTTTTAAGTGAAATTAACGCTTCCAGTGAACCACTCGATGTGGGAAAACTCATAGTTGACAAGTACAAAGAACATTATCTGAATCATCCACAGCCAGGATTGAATAGTCTGAGTCTGGCGGTGTACGACACTTCGAAAGTAAAAAGTTTCGTTTCAGATTTCAACATTTTCGTTGAAAATGATCTAAATTCCAGTACCGATGTGGTAAACACGATTTATCTCGATGTGGTGAAAATTTACTACGATTTCTTCAGTAACGATGCTGTTCTCATCGATCTTGGTGACTTTTTAGACGAATATGTCAATAAAACCGTATCTTCTATTCCCGACCCAAGTTCTTTCGTTGTGTATTCTTACGGGGAAACAGAAGGGCAACCCTTGCAAACTCCCATCAGTATTTTCATGCCAGAAAATTCATCGTGTTATTCTTACTATCTTGATAGCTATTTGACCCTTTCTTTCCCGTACGATACGTCTTGGGATGAATTCTTGGAACATTGGCTTGGAATTCAGCAGTGA
- a CDS encoding Cof-type HAD-IIB family hydrolase: MYKVFVFDLDGTLLNDNLEISKRDREALEKLSKKCSIVFASGRMLVSTLNVEKKYFNKTFPTIAYNGAMIYIPEEGIVLNKKIPPEIAREIVEYIRSLNVHWQAYIDDVLYSEKDNEEIKGYAKHSSVDYRVEPKLSDLVSKVGTTKLLLIDSPERLDGLKEILSKRFEGSVKVFKSFPTYLEIVPKDVDKGKALNFLREKMGWQKEEIVVFGDNENDLFMFEEAGLKVAMGNAIDKVKEAADIVTLTNNDSGVSHVLERILADCFDE, translated from the coding sequence TTGTACAAGGTGTTCGTTTTTGATCTCGACGGAACACTTCTCAATGACAATCTGGAGATCTCGAAAAGAGACAGAGAAGCGTTGGAGAAACTTTCAAAAAAGTGCTCTATTGTTTTCGCGAGCGGGAGAATGCTCGTGTCCACTTTGAATGTTGAAAAAAAATATTTTAACAAAACCTTTCCAACAATCGCTTACAACGGTGCCATGATCTACATTCCTGAAGAAGGGATCGTTTTGAATAAGAAGATCCCTCCAGAGATCGCAAGAGAGATAGTCGAGTACATAAGATCCCTCAACGTCCACTGGCAAGCCTACATAGACGACGTGCTTTACTCCGAAAAGGACAACGAAGAGATAAAAGGGTACGCCAAACACTCGAGTGTGGATTACCGTGTTGAACCGAAGCTGTCCGATCTCGTCTCAAAAGTGGGAACAACGAAACTCCTTCTCATAGATTCTCCTGAGAGGCTCGATGGATTAAAAGAGATTCTTTCAAAAAGGTTCGAAGGATCGGTTAAGGTTTTCAAATCTTTTCCGACTTATTTAGAAATCGTTCCAAAGGACGTTGACAAGGGAAAGGCATTGAATTTCCTCAGAGAGAAAATGGGTTGGCAGAAAGAAGAAATTGTTGTCTTCGGAGATAACGAAAATGATTTGTTCATGTTCGAAGAGGCGGGATTGAAAGTTGCCATGGGAAACGCCATCGACAAGGTGAAGGAGGCGGCGGATATTGTCACGCTCACTAACAACGATTCTGGTGTTTCTCACGTTCTTGAGCGCATTCTCGCAGATTGTTTTGATGAATGA
- the nadE gene encoding NAD(+) synthase yields the protein MRKELITFLKKAVEKLNRRGAVVGVSGGIDSAVVINLCVEALGNDRVFGLILPERDSSKDSVKDAISLCKQLKIDYQIRSITPILRKIGVYKLFPPRLFFPESVVRKYVMNKWSSLSKDPFFDDLRNIGTEEFLKGLAYYRIKHRVRMCFLYFEAEKRGYAVVGTTNKTEYLTGLYVKWGDESVDIEPIMHLYKTQVYELAKELDVPEKILKKPPSPDLIPGVTDEMAFGMSYAELDRILMKMVEGKDLSGEDKRRVERVRTILKLAKTYRQSLPITFDRI from the coding sequence ATGAGGAAAGAATTGATCACCTTTTTAAAGAAAGCGGTGGAGAAACTCAATCGTAGAGGTGCCGTCGTGGGCGTGAGCGGTGGGATCGATTCCGCTGTCGTTATCAACCTCTGCGTTGAAGCTCTTGGAAACGATCGAGTCTTCGGATTGATTTTACCAGAAAGGGATTCTTCCAAAGATTCCGTGAAAGATGCGATTTCTCTGTGTAAACAACTCAAGATCGACTATCAGATCAGGTCCATTACGCCCATACTGAGAAAAATCGGCGTTTACAAACTCTTTCCTCCGAGGCTCTTTTTCCCGGAATCTGTCGTGAGGAAGTACGTGATGAACAAGTGGTCTTCTCTTTCGAAGGATCCATTCTTCGATGATCTCAGAAACATAGGAACTGAAGAATTCTTGAAAGGGCTCGCTTATTATAGAATCAAACACAGAGTGAGGATGTGTTTTCTTTATTTCGAAGCGGAGAAAAGAGGGTACGCTGTGGTTGGAACGACAAACAAGACCGAATATCTCACAGGACTCTACGTGAAGTGGGGAGACGAATCGGTTGACATCGAACCGATCATGCATCTTTACAAAACACAGGTTTACGAACTCGCAAAGGAACTCGACGTTCCCGAAAAGATACTGAAAAAACCACCCTCCCCCGATCTCATTCCCGGTGTCACAGACGAAATGGCCTTCGGAATGAGTTACGCAGAGCTCGATCGAATACTTATGAAGATGGTGGAAGGAAAAGACCTCTCTGGTGAGGACAAACGAAGAGTTGAAAGAGTGAGAACGATCTTGAAACTTGCGAAAACATACCGGCAAAGTCTTCCAATCACGTTTGATAGAATATGA
- a CDS encoding carboxypeptidase regulatory-like domain-containing protein, whose product MGKKAAFVIAAVAVIFLLFFGCSSPYEGKGTLRVFLVAYNSGHGVESAVVTVKDHETGAVIFTDTTDESGFAHLVVPGLQYGPRFVDIEAKKNGYALSAMRGLRIENGEIKVVEMIMKEAKLSSDPDNETFPDVTLEFYDMNNDPLDLTSPISGQFQVKVSVNAQNHVSLIYLSLGNVPGSGFFTERSVAENTPEATFTVDPTGWTGETELHVVVYDKNDNRVHVVKYLNIQSTTEVPQNMFVPAPATDYGSPNLIAYTRDDGIEFYGGEGVIQKVREKYHLVSREVKSAPKGTNLWVEVYWMGYSDVGDPSLPEPDGYNVYRSFDGEHYQWIGFTKNNYYRDHSPLLAPGKRIWYAVSSVYGGAESERVELGSVVPLDIFKVRLLEPEDGAIGVSAQPTLRWSSDRALNSPEGEVVYHYSTLIMDFVQSEYYLLPVDNYGYLYDWSATQTEISAPFVSEEYQWLHTKAGFTERLEYSKTYSWGMYYAYAEVADEDSVAMSIACDLGIGYDPFGELPPEKYNEFTTTDE is encoded by the coding sequence ATGGGGAAAAAAGCGGCTTTTGTGATCGCAGCGGTTGCGGTGATCTTTCTTCTGTTCTTCGGTTGTAGCTCTCCTTACGAAGGTAAAGGAACCCTTAGAGTGTTCCTCGTTGCCTACAACAGCGGTCACGGGGTTGAAAGTGCCGTTGTGACGGTGAAAGATCACGAAACGGGTGCTGTTATTTTCACAGATACGACAGATGAATCGGGGTTTGCTCATCTCGTTGTTCCGGGGCTTCAATATGGTCCTCGTTTCGTGGATATCGAGGCGAAGAAAAATGGATATGCCTTGAGTGCTATGAGAGGCTTGAGGATCGAGAATGGAGAAATCAAAGTTGTTGAGATGATAATGAAAGAAGCAAAGCTCAGTTCCGATCCCGATAATGAAACGTTCCCCGATGTGACACTGGAATTTTATGATATGAACAACGATCCTCTCGATTTGACCTCCCCAATATCTGGGCAGTTCCAAGTCAAGGTGAGTGTGAACGCTCAAAACCATGTGAGTCTCATTTACCTTTCGTTGGGGAATGTACCCGGTTCAGGATTCTTCACCGAAAGATCGGTGGCAGAGAACACCCCTGAAGCGACTTTCACAGTCGATCCTACAGGATGGACAGGTGAGACGGAACTTCATGTGGTTGTTTACGACAAGAACGACAACAGAGTCCATGTCGTGAAGTACCTGAATATTCAATCAACAACAGAGGTTCCTCAGAATATGTTCGTTCCCGCTCCGGCAACTGACTATGGGAGCCCGAATCTGATTGCTTATACGAGAGATGACGGTATCGAATTCTACGGAGGCGAAGGAGTAATTCAGAAAGTGAGGGAGAAATACCATCTGGTTTCCAGAGAGGTGAAATCCGCTCCGAAAGGAACGAACCTGTGGGTTGAGGTTTACTGGATGGGCTATTCTGACGTTGGAGATCCATCCTTGCCGGAACCCGATGGATACAACGTTTACAGATCTTTTGATGGAGAGCATTATCAATGGATAGGATTCACGAAAAACAACTATTACAGAGATCATTCACCTCTACTTGCTCCTGGAAAGAGAATCTGGTATGCGGTGAGTTCCGTCTACGGTGGAGCGGAATCCGAGAGAGTAGAACTCGGTTCTGTTGTACCTTTGGATATCTTCAAAGTGAGGCTTCTTGAACCAGAGGATGGTGCGATCGGTGTTTCTGCTCAACCCACCCTCAGATGGTCTTCTGACAGGGCTTTGAATTCTCCTGAAGGAGAAGTCGTTTACCATTATTCCACTTTGATAATGGACTTTGTCCAGTCGGAATATTACCTGCTTCCTGTTGACAACTATGGATACTTATACGACTGGTCTGCTACACAAACGGAGATCAGTGCGCCTTTCGTCTCGGAAGAATATCAGTGGTTGCACACAAAAGCTGGTTTTACGGAAAGGCTCGAGTATTCCAAAACATACAGCTGGGGTATGTACTATGCGTACGCTGAGGTAGCAGATGAAGACAGTGTGGCGATGAGCATTGCGTGCGATTTGGGAATCGGATACGATCCATTCGGAGAATTGCCGCCGGAGAAGTACAACGAGTTCACAACTACCGATGAGTGA
- the ispF gene encoding 2-C-methyl-D-erythritol 2,4-cyclodiphosphate synthase — MFVGFGYDRHPLVEGRRLILAGVEVNSSFGSLGHSDGDVLSHAIIDALLGAACLGDIGTWFPETDEYKDARSLDLLKKTVEKVEGKGLKIVNVDATVVVSRVRLSSYREKIIENLRDVLKTSYVNVKFKSGNTLGFEGEGRGISCYAVCLLE; from the coding sequence GTGTTCGTTGGTTTCGGATACGACAGACATCCACTCGTTGAAGGAAGACGGTTGATCCTTGCGGGTGTGGAAGTGAATTCGTCATTTGGGAGTCTTGGACATTCCGATGGTGATGTTCTTTCACACGCCATCATCGATGCCCTCCTCGGTGCTGCTTGCCTTGGTGATATAGGGACCTGGTTTCCAGAAACGGATGAATACAAAGATGCTCGCAGTTTGGATCTCCTGAAGAAAACGGTTGAGAAGGTGGAGGGGAAGGGTTTGAAAATTGTCAATGTGGATGCGACCGTTGTGGTTTCAAGAGTCAGACTCTCATCTTACAGAGAGAAGATCATCGAGAATCTGAGGGATGTCTTGAAGACATCGTACGTGAACGTGAAGTTCAAAAGTGGAAACACTTTGGGCTTCGAGGGTGAAGGAAGGGGTATTTCATGTTACGCCGTGTGCCTTTTGGAATGA
- a CDS encoding S8 family serine peptidase, protein MKKTIVVLSIAVLLVLAGCFGPVSFESNTNSQTVVNDGGGTLPIDDVISSLNDMKYFENQLVILYENRMAAENLVVKLKGRIIDEIPQLNAILVEVSMSVEDSFRSIKELLKDQKIEGIKAIEPNYIRELEPVIKEDEITKTIVLDENLETFQWPLETFDATEVWQEATGNGVIVAVLDTGVDGTHPDLQGQLVTGYDPVSGNVISPNEDSDSVGHGTHVAGIIAGKRDGVGITGLAYNAKIMPIRIFNPGYVGDFYVADGIVWAVNNGADVLSNSWGGWGYSYILHEAFNYALQNNVVIAVSAGNEKTDQHFTYPAGLPGVIAVGATTVNDRTASFSSRGDYLSVGAPGVYVLSSIPVNMAEDEGVYGLPYAYWDGTSMACPYVSALAALIKEKYPNATPYQIRKVIETTAVDIDEPGYDTSSGYGRINPLAALNQDPSSFEEGSLSVTVTDRAGNPIPTVFVTIKNVETGKTYYAKTDWGLYDGEMDADFIGIEPGTYEVIVGGPDFADMYTVIARIEEEVQETTTVNVTDDSSLAVSLQTNFSAVVNPRDPLPSGSQMGLYLLDYSTFSVVDYSIGTGNLQVEMPSSATPDYYLLYYEYYGDISQFTTIYSEDFESGQIPGDWILGGNAQPFVQSDVVAGGNYALQFGDVNDSQSSWFAFNVSSASSTALSFSVKVSSERGWDFFKVYVDGVEKLALSGEIDWTTVSIGLEPGTHMVIFSYEKDAAVSEGYDTAWVDNIEITKAIILEGEVFMNGNTIPVYGVVSSNSTFGFIDESYGYFAPWTVF, encoded by the coding sequence ATGAAGAAAACAATCGTTGTTTTGAGCATAGCGGTTCTACTGGTTCTGGCCGGTTGTTTCGGACCCGTTTCCTTCGAATCGAACACAAATTCTCAAACGGTGGTAAACGATGGAGGGGGAACGTTACCTATCGATGATGTGATCTCATCTTTGAACGACATGAAGTATTTCGAGAATCAACTTGTAATTCTCTACGAAAACAGGATGGCTGCGGAAAATTTGGTAGTCAAGCTGAAAGGAAGGATCATCGATGAAATACCACAATTGAACGCCATACTTGTGGAAGTGTCGATGAGTGTGGAAGATTCCTTCAGATCGATCAAAGAGCTTTTGAAAGATCAAAAGATCGAAGGAATAAAGGCGATAGAGCCCAACTACATCAGAGAACTTGAACCTGTGATAAAAGAGGATGAGATAACAAAGACGATCGTTCTCGACGAAAATCTCGAAACCTTTCAGTGGCCACTTGAAACTTTTGACGCAACCGAGGTTTGGCAGGAGGCAACGGGAAACGGTGTAATAGTCGCGGTTTTAGACACCGGTGTCGACGGAACACATCCGGATCTCCAAGGACAATTGGTGACAGGATACGACCCCGTTTCGGGGAACGTGATTTCTCCCAATGAAGACAGTGACAGTGTAGGACACGGTACACACGTTGCAGGTATAATAGCAGGCAAAAGGGATGGAGTCGGAATAACTGGTCTTGCCTACAACGCGAAAATCATGCCGATAAGGATTTTCAATCCGGGATACGTGGGAGATTTTTACGTTGCCGACGGTATCGTTTGGGCAGTTAACAACGGAGCAGACGTTCTTTCCAACAGCTGGGGTGGTTGGGGATACTCTTACATTCTTCACGAGGCGTTCAACTATGCTCTTCAAAACAACGTGGTGATCGCAGTCTCCGCAGGAAACGAAAAAACAGATCAACACTTCACTTACCCTGCTGGGCTTCCCGGTGTGATAGCGGTTGGTGCCACAACCGTCAACGATAGAACGGCGAGTTTTTCGAGTAGAGGAGATTATTTGTCTGTCGGCGCGCCTGGTGTTTACGTTCTCTCTTCAATACCAGTTAATATGGCAGAAGATGAAGGAGTTTACGGCCTTCCATACGCGTATTGGGATGGAACATCTATGGCGTGTCCTTACGTTTCCGCACTCGCTGCTTTGATAAAAGAAAAATATCCAAATGCAACACCTTACCAAATCAGGAAGGTGATTGAAACAACTGCGGTCGATATAGACGAACCGGGTTACGACACCTCCTCTGGATATGGAAGGATAAACCCGTTGGCTGCCCTCAACCAGGATCCCAGCTCCTTTGAAGAAGGATCGTTGAGTGTGACTGTAACTGACAGGGCAGGGAACCCGATTCCCACGGTATTTGTGACCATTAAAAATGTGGAGACAGGGAAAACCTATTATGCTAAAACGGATTGGGGATTGTACGATGGCGAAATGGATGCGGACTTTATTGGGATAGAACCAGGTACTTATGAAGTGATCGTCGGAGGACCGGATTTTGCGGACATGTACACTGTGATTGCAAGGATCGAAGAAGAAGTCCAAGAAACAACTACCGTGAATGTGACTGATGATTCATCTCTTGCTGTGAGTTTGCAGACGAATTTCAGCGCCGTTGTGAATCCGAGAGATCCCCTCCCAAGCGGATCACAGATGGGACTCTATTTGCTCGATTATTCTACATTCTCGGTGGTTGACTACTCGATTGGAACAGGGAACTTGCAAGTTGAAATGCCATCTAGCGCCACACCCGATTATTACCTCCTTTATTATGAATACTACGGTGACATTTCTCAATTTACAACGATCTACTCGGAGGATTTCGAAAGTGGTCAGATTCCAGGTGACTGGATCTTGGGAGGGAACGCCCAACCATTCGTTCAAAGTGATGTGGTAGCAGGAGGTAATTATGCCCTTCAATTTGGTGATGTAAACGATAGTCAATCAAGTTGGTTTGCGTTCAATGTTTCCAGCGCCTCCAGTACTGCTCTTTCGTTCTCGGTTAAGGTCAGTAGCGAGCGAGGTTGGGATTTCTTCAAAGTTTATGTGGATGGCGTTGAGAAACTGGCTCTCTCGGGTGAGATAGACTGGACAACCGTGTCTATTGGTCTCGAACCGGGAACCCACATGGTGATCTTCTCTTACGAGAAGGATGCCGCTGTTTCAGAGGGTTACGACACCGCGTGGGTTGACAACATAGAAATTACCAAAGCGATCATTCTGGAAGGAGAAGTGTTCATGAACGGAAACACGATACCGGTTTATGGCGTGGTTTCGTCGAATAGCACTTTTGGGTTCATTGATGAAAGTTACGGATATTTCGCTCCTTGGACCGTTTTCTAA